The genomic region AGGTCGAGTTCGGCCGGGTTCTGGACCAGATGGCGCAGCGCTCCGACTAGGTGCGAGAGGAAGGCGCCCTCGTCATTGTCTGTTACCTCGCAGGACAGCCATGCGGTTAGCCGGCCCAGACGCCCGACTTCCGCGGCCCATTGCGCCATCGTCGTCGACTTGCCGAAGCCCGCGGGCGCGGCGAACAGCACGATCCGCGTATCGACGTGCCGCTTCAGCGTCGACAGGATGGTGTCGCGGCGGACCCATCGGCGGTGAGACGCGTGCGGTTGCGGAGGTGTTCTCATCTAGCTCTGCGCAACCCAGCGGTTCTCAGAGGGCTCGAAAGCGCTCCACTCCGTTTCGATAAGCGGAATTTGCGGCGCGGCATCGCGCGGCAAGGTTCCCTTCAATCGGGGATCGTCGACGATCTCGAACCCGGTGGCGAAAGGCACGAAGCCGCAGGCGCTGTAAAAGCCGATGACACTGTGGTGGTCGAAGCTGCTCGTGTGCAGCCAGATACGGCCTGGGTTGAGACGCCATGCAATATCGAGCGCACCGGCCATCAGCCGCTTGCCGAAGCCCCGACCGGTCAGTGACGGGAACAGGCCGAAATAAGTAATCTCGATCTCGTTGCTGTCGGCGACGAAGAATTCGACCATGCCGAGATGGACGCCGCTTTCATCATGGCCGTAATAGAGATGCTGGCGGGGGTCGGCGAAATGCTCCGATATCTCGGCGTCCGACATTTCGGACACACGGTCCCACAGCCACGGTGC from Mesorhizobium shangrilense harbors:
- a CDS encoding GNAT family N-acetyltransferase translates to MITEDTMPVEITDLAVGYRRLPAGKLANAVTWMEARAPQPGLARPLTMSRIMMPDCDSYREIFLQIGAPWLWDRVSEMSDAEISEHFADPRQHLYYGHDESGVHLGMVEFFVADSNEIEITYFGLFPSLTGRGFGKRLMAGALDIAWRLNPGRIWLHTSSFDHHSVIGFYSACGFVPFATGFEIVDDPRLKGTLPRDAAPQIPLIETEWSAFEPSENRWVAQS